A DNA window from Porphyromonas gingivalis ATCC 33277 contains the following coding sequences:
- a CDS encoding Rne/Rng family ribonuclease produces the protein MAVLEDGKLVELQREPRNLSFAVGDIYLGKVKKVMPGLNAAFVDVGYKKDAFLHYLDLGLTFDAQQKMMEMMTKSKSIPSLSKVPLGSDLPKEGKIADVLKAGQQILVQIAKEPISTKGPRLTAELSFAGRSLVLVPFADKVSVSQKIRSAEERARLRQLIISIKPKNFSVIIRTSAEGKRASELDKELQSLLRRWDDNIKKLLRAKAPSIVYEEASRTLGLLRDNFNPSYQSIIVNDKAFRDSLSDYVELIAPGREEIVQYYQGELPIFDHFAITKQIKALFGRTVTYKSGAYLIIEQTEAMHVVDVNSGNRSRGSTEQEATAVDVNMAAAEELARQLRLRDMGGIIVVDFIDMSEAQHRQQLYEHMVKLMSADRARHNILPLSKFGVMQITRQRVRPAMVIHTEECCPTCLGTGKVESSILFTDQLEEKVAKMVTEHQVKQFVLHVHPYVAAYLKKGFLSSILKKWKLKYAKGIKLIPDESLGFLDYTFYDYDGNELDILDE, from the coding sequence ATGGCCGTCCTGGAGGATGGCAAACTCGTGGAGCTTCAACGCGAACCGCGCAATCTTTCTTTTGCCGTGGGGGATATTTACCTCGGTAAAGTGAAGAAGGTGATGCCCGGTCTGAACGCTGCTTTCGTGGATGTAGGATACAAGAAGGACGCATTTCTTCATTATCTCGATTTGGGCTTGACTTTCGATGCTCAGCAGAAGATGATGGAGATGATGACAAAAAGCAAATCGATTCCATCCTTGTCCAAAGTGCCCCTCGGCAGCGACCTCCCTAAAGAGGGGAAGATCGCAGATGTGCTCAAGGCCGGACAGCAGATCTTGGTGCAGATAGCCAAAGAGCCGATCTCTACCAAAGGCCCACGCCTGACTGCCGAGCTTTCTTTTGCCGGCCGTTCATTGGTTTTGGTACCCTTTGCAGACAAAGTGTCGGTGTCTCAGAAGATTCGTTCTGCCGAAGAGCGAGCACGCTTGCGGCAGTTGATTATCAGCATCAAGCCCAAGAATTTTAGCGTTATCATACGCACTTCTGCTGAAGGTAAACGGGCATCCGAATTGGACAAAGAGCTGCAGAGCCTACTACGTCGTTGGGACGACAACATCAAGAAGCTTTTGCGTGCCAAGGCTCCGTCTATTGTTTATGAGGAAGCCAGCCGTACTCTGGGACTCTTGAGAGACAACTTCAATCCCTCTTACCAGAGTATTATTGTCAATGACAAGGCTTTTCGGGACAGTTTGAGCGACTATGTCGAGTTGATAGCTCCGGGACGGGAGGAAATCGTTCAGTATTATCAGGGCGAACTACCCATTTTCGACCATTTTGCCATTACGAAGCAGATTAAAGCTCTCTTCGGACGTACTGTTACGTATAAGAGTGGTGCTTATCTGATTATTGAGCAGACGGAGGCCATGCACGTGGTGGATGTTAATAGCGGTAACCGCTCGCGTGGCAGTACCGAGCAGGAAGCAACGGCTGTCGATGTCAATATGGCTGCAGCTGAAGAGCTGGCCAGACAATTGCGCTTGCGCGATATGGGTGGTATCATCGTAGTGGACTTCATCGATATGAGCGAAGCCCAGCACCGTCAGCAGTTGTACGAACACATGGTCAAATTGATGTCGGCCGACAGAGCGCGACACAATATCTTGCCATTGAGCAAATTCGGCGTTATGCAGATTACGCGTCAGCGTGTTCGTCCGGCGATGGTCATCCATACCGAAGAGTGTTGTCCCACATGTTTGGGTACCGGCAAGGTAGAATCCTCCATACTCTTCACGGATCAGCTGGAAGAAAAAGTGGCCAAAATGGTCACGGAGCACCAAGTCAAACAATTCGTTCTTCACGTACATCCATACGTGGCAGCATACCTCAAGAAAGGTTTCCTTTCTTCTATCTTGAAGAAATGGAAACTCAAGTATGCCAAGGGGATCAAACTTATCCCCGATGAGAGTCTGGGATTCCTGGACTACACATTTTACGACTACGACGGCAACGAGCTGGATATTTTGGATGAATGA
- a CDS encoding HU family DNA-binding protein has protein sequence MTKADVVNAIAKSTGIDKETTLKVVESFMDTIKDSLSEGDNVYLRGFGSFIVKERAEKTARNISKQTTIIIPKRNIPAFKPSKIFMSQMKQD, from the coding sequence ATGACGAAAGCTGACGTAGTGAACGCTATTGCGAAGTCGACAGGGATTGATAAGGAAACGACCCTGAAAGTCGTAGAGTCGTTCATGGACACTATCAAAGACTCCCTTTCGGAAGGTGATAATGTATATCTCCGCGGATTTGGTAGCTTCATTGTGAAGGAAAGAGCTGAGAAGACAGCACGTAATATTTCGAAGCAGACGACTATCATCATCCCCAAAAGGAATATTCCGGCGTTTAAGCCTTCGAAAATCTTTATGAGTCAGATGAAACAAGACTAA
- a CDS encoding ISAs1-like element ISPg2 family transposase, translated as MYHSLFESLCMVPGPRIERKKIYPLDFLLLIVFLSTLSGNTSWYEIEDYAEEYEEELKSLYEMLTGHQLMHTMPSHDTLNRSISLLDVEAFEGAYKRWIEGFISATSGKHICIDGKTMRGVKKLSFDTQSHVVSAFSPQDMCSLAQLYIDRKTNEIPAIHQLLDLLDLNGAVVSIDAIGTQTAIVEQIIDKGGDYVLCVKANQSLSLQEIEAYFCPLFQKHILLDEQTELSHGRIETRRYESILNPLEIEANEVLTRRKGLRSIHKVVRKRRDKKSDKTSEEVAYYISSLTDVSSLKQAIRGHWAIENKLHHCLDVYFGHDASHKRTRNVAQIMDIIQKINLLIIERLKTNMKSSIPRIQKKPARMKPQQLITIQF; from the coding sequence ATGTATCATTCTCTATTTGAAAGCCTCTGCATGGTTCCGGGCCCACGGATAGAGCGTAAAAAAATTTATCCTCTTGACTTTTTACTGCTGATCGTTTTCCTCTCTACACTCTCAGGCAATACCTCCTGGTATGAGATTGAAGATTATGCCGAGGAATACGAAGAAGAATTGAAAAGTCTATACGAAATGCTTACCGGCCATCAGCTTATGCATACCATGCCTTCTCATGATACTCTCAACAGGAGCATCAGTCTGTTGGATGTAGAAGCTTTTGAGGGGGCTTATAAGCGATGGATTGAAGGCTTTATCTCGGCTACTTCGGGTAAACATATTTGCATTGATGGCAAGACGATGCGGGGAGTGAAGAAACTCTCTTTTGATACACAATCCCATGTCGTCTCTGCCTTTTCACCACAAGATATGTGCAGTCTTGCCCAACTCTACATCGACCGAAAAACAAACGAAATACCTGCCATACATCAACTTCTTGATTTGCTGGACTTGAACGGGGCTGTTGTCTCCATTGATGCCATAGGTACACAGACAGCCATTGTCGAACAAATCATCGATAAGGGCGGAGACTATGTATTGTGTGTTAAAGCGAATCAAAGTTTGAGTCTGCAAGAGATTGAAGCCTATTTCTGCCCTCTTTTTCAGAAACATATCCTCCTTGACGAACAGACGGAACTATCTCACGGACGCATAGAAACACGTCGCTATGAAAGTATTCTCAATCCCTTGGAGATAGAAGCCAACGAGGTATTAACTCGCCGGAAAGGCTTGAGGTCGATACACAAAGTTGTACGCAAACGAAGGGATAAAAAGAGTGACAAAACGAGTGAAGAAGTGGCCTACTACATTTCGTCATTAACAGATGTTTCTTCATTGAAACAAGCTATTCGTGGGCATTGGGCGATAGAGAATAAGTTACACCACTGTTTGGATGTCTATTTCGGACACGATGCCTCGCACAAGAGAACAAGGAATGTGGCGCAGATTATGGATATCATTCAAAAGATTAATTTACTCATTATAGAGAGACTAAAAACGAATATGAAGTCCTCAATCCCTCGCATCCAAAAGAAACCGGCTCGAATGAAGCCACAACAACTAATCACAATACAATTTTAA
- the nrdG gene encoding anaerobic ribonucleoside-triphosphate reductase activating protein — protein sequence MSESIESYGIRLLNVYRETICDGPGLHYSIYLAGCRHACPGCHNPSSWDPEAGVLMTDSILGNIIREINANPLLDGITLSGGDPFYNPAGLTCLLQRLRASCTLPIWCYTGYTLEQLKTDLMLSAPLALIDVLVDGPFVRELFDPTLLWRGSSNQCIIRLHEN from the coding sequence GTGTCCGAAAGCATCGAATCATACGGCATCAGGCTACTGAACGTCTATCGCGAAACTATTTGCGACGGACCGGGCTTGCACTATTCTATCTATTTGGCTGGTTGTCGTCACGCATGTCCCGGTTGCCACAATCCCTCCAGTTGGGATCCGGAAGCCGGTGTATTGATGACGGACTCGATCCTCGGCAATATCATCCGAGAGATCAATGCCAATCCTCTATTGGATGGGATCACACTCTCCGGAGGCGATCCCTTTTACAATCCTGCCGGACTTACCTGCCTGCTGCAGAGACTGCGTGCATCCTGTACCTTGCCGATATGGTGTTATACGGGATACACACTCGAACAGTTGAAGACCGATCTGATGCTTTCCGCTCCTCTTGCTTTGATCGATGTTTTGGTCGATGGCCCATTCGTGCGCGAGCTGTTCGATCCCACATTACTGTGGCGTGGTAGCAGCAACCAGTGTATTATTCGGTTGCATGAGAATTGA
- a CDS encoding anaerobic ribonucleoside triphosphate reductase has translation MEEVILRIVKRDGHVQSFDPEKIRQAIIKAYRAGGVHEEAARIDNIVQSVTDFARQSGELVTVEQIQDRVEEELMRLNPFIAKKYIIYREWRTVERDKRTSMKHTMDGIVTIEKNDVNLGNANMSSHTPAGQMMTFASEVTKDYASKYLLSLRYSRAHRAGDIHIHDLDYYPTKTTTCVQYDIADLYERGFRTKNGSIRTPQNIHSYATLATIIFQTNQNEQHGGQAIPAFDFFMAPGVRKSFVTHLIERLRFVLELRQPTNTDLSTTLPKAIRNLTPLLTDSPQEAGRLYEGLCSASFPFSSTEVEIALATAFRKTRKDTHQAMEGFIHNLNTMHSRGGNQVVFSSINYGTDTSPEGRMVMEELLRATEEGLGHGEVPIFPIQIFKVKEGINYSEADVKSALENFDDAMAGKVLFSAPNFDLLLKACATTAKALFPNFVFLDTPFNLHEDWRADDPKRYLQEVATMGCRTRVFDNVNGPKSSIGRGNLSFTSMNLPRLAIEARHEAEENCPDGDKETIRSEARLLFLESVRRMSTLIADQLYDRYCYQRTALARQFPFMMGNDVWKGGAALEPNEEVGDVIKSGTLGIGFIGGHNAMVAIYGEGHAHNKAAWNTLYDAISVMNDVAQEYKRKYHLNYSVLATPAEGLSGRFTRMDRKRYGIIPGVTDLDYYVNSFHVDVREPIGIAEKIKCEAPFHAITGGGHITYVELDGEAKKNVSVILKIVKMMKDENIGYGSINHPVDTCKGCGFKGVIYDKCPVCGSDRIARLRRITGYLTGSLDTWNSAKQAEEHDRVKHL, from the coding sequence ATGGAAGAGGTAATCCTTCGCATCGTAAAGCGTGATGGTCATGTGCAGTCGTTCGATCCGGAAAAAATCCGTCAGGCGATAATCAAGGCTTATCGCGCAGGAGGTGTGCACGAAGAAGCTGCACGTATCGACAATATTGTCCAGTCTGTAACCGATTTTGCTCGTCAGAGCGGTGAGCTTGTCACCGTGGAACAAATACAGGATCGTGTCGAGGAGGAACTGATGCGTTTGAATCCTTTCATTGCCAAAAAATATATTATCTATCGAGAGTGGCGCACCGTAGAGCGTGACAAGCGTACATCCATGAAGCATACGATGGACGGCATCGTAACGATAGAGAAGAACGATGTGAATCTGGGTAATGCCAACATGAGCTCGCATACTCCTGCAGGTCAAATGATGACTTTTGCTTCGGAAGTGACTAAGGACTATGCCAGCAAATATCTGCTTTCGCTACGCTATAGCAGAGCACACAGGGCAGGAGATATACATATTCATGATTTGGACTATTATCCGACCAAAACCACTACATGTGTCCAGTATGATATAGCAGACCTTTACGAACGGGGGTTCCGTACCAAAAACGGCAGCATCCGTACACCGCAGAATATCCATAGCTATGCAACGCTGGCTACCATCATATTCCAGACCAATCAGAACGAACAGCATGGCGGACAGGCTATCCCGGCCTTTGATTTCTTCATGGCTCCGGGTGTGCGCAAATCGTTCGTCACGCACCTCATAGAGCGTCTCCGCTTCGTGCTCGAGCTCCGGCAGCCAACCAATACCGACTTAAGTACGACTCTTCCCAAGGCTATTCGGAACCTAACGCCGCTTTTGACAGATTCACCTCAGGAGGCCGGGAGGCTATATGAGGGACTATGTTCGGCGTCTTTTCCTTTTTCGAGTACAGAGGTGGAGATCGCTCTTGCCACAGCTTTCCGAAAGACGCGTAAGGATACGCATCAGGCTATGGAAGGCTTCATCCACAACTTGAATACGATGCACTCTCGTGGAGGCAATCAGGTTGTATTCAGCTCCATCAATTACGGTACTGATACTTCGCCCGAAGGTCGAATGGTAATGGAGGAGCTGTTACGTGCCACGGAGGAAGGTTTGGGGCATGGTGAAGTACCCATCTTCCCGATTCAGATCTTCAAAGTCAAAGAGGGAATCAACTATTCCGAAGCGGATGTAAAGTCGGCATTGGAAAACTTCGACGATGCGATGGCCGGCAAGGTGCTTTTCTCTGCTCCGAACTTCGATTTGCTGCTGAAGGCATGTGCCACGACAGCCAAAGCTCTCTTCCCGAATTTCGTCTTTCTCGATACGCCATTCAATCTGCATGAGGATTGGCGAGCAGACGATCCCAAGCGTTATCTGCAAGAGGTGGCTACCATGGGTTGTCGTACGCGAGTGTTTGACAATGTAAACGGCCCGAAATCGTCGATCGGACGAGGCAATCTCTCTTTTACCTCTATGAACCTTCCCCGTTTGGCTATCGAAGCCAGACATGAGGCAGAAGAGAACTGCCCTGATGGCGACAAGGAAACGATACGCAGTGAAGCACGCCTTCTGTTCCTGGAAAGTGTTCGCCGAATGTCTACACTCATTGCAGACCAACTCTATGACCGCTATTGCTATCAGCGTACAGCACTAGCACGCCAATTCCCCTTCATGATGGGGAATGATGTTTGGAAGGGCGGTGCTGCCTTAGAACCGAACGAGGAAGTGGGCGATGTCATCAAATCCGGTACTCTCGGTATCGGTTTTATCGGAGGGCACAACGCGATGGTGGCCATCTACGGTGAAGGACATGCTCACAACAAGGCGGCTTGGAATACGCTATACGATGCCATTTCGGTCATGAATGATGTCGCTCAGGAGTATAAACGGAAGTATCATCTGAATTACTCTGTCTTGGCTACTCCGGCAGAAGGTCTTTCCGGTCGTTTTACACGAATGGATAGAAAACGCTACGGGATTATTCCCGGGGTAACGGATTTGGACTATTACGTCAATTCTTTCCATGTGGATGTTCGCGAACCGATAGGTATAGCTGAAAAGATCAAGTGCGAGGCCCCTTTCCATGCTATTACCGGCGGTGGCCATATTACTTATGTAGAGTTGGATGGCGAAGCCAAGAAGAATGTATCGGTTATCCTCAAAATTGTCAAGATGATGAAGGATGAAAACATCGGCTATGGTTCGATCAATCATCCTGTGGATACCTGCAAGGGCTGTGGCTTCAAAGGTGTGATCTACGACAAATGTCCTGTATGCGGCAGCGATCGGATAGCTCGCTTGCGACGCATCACTGGCTATCTGACAGGGAGTCTCGATACATGGAATTCAGCCAAACAGGCCGAAGAGCACGATCGTGTAAAACACTTATAA
- a CDS encoding IS5-like element ISPg8 family transposase, which translates to MAYQSKNTDEHVTFADALLSKRYRKAQNDFLNQVDTLIDWRPIRTLINKKYTKRQNAIGAPAYDVILLFKMLLLETWYNLSDCALEERINDSITFSRFLGLKMEEVSPDHSTISRFRSALTELGLMDKLLAQFNKQLSRHHISVREGVLVDASLVETPHKPNGSITIEVADDRQDNRSEAEKEAEEDYQKQVVRRRKGTDEEARWVYKQKRYHYGYKKHCLTNVQGIVQKVITTAANRSDTKEFIPLLQGANIPQGTAVLADKGYACGENRSYLQTHHLQDGIMHKAQRNRALTEEEKQRNKAIGPIRSTIERTFGSIRRWFHGGRCRYRGLAKTHTQNILESIAFNLYRTPGIIMSSSVG; encoded by the coding sequence ATGGCATACCAATCCAAGAATACCGATGAGCATGTAACATTTGCAGACGCACTCCTTTCAAAGCGTTATCGCAAAGCACAAAACGACTTCCTCAATCAGGTTGACACGCTTATCGATTGGCGTCCGATCAGGACGCTGATCAACAAGAAATACACGAAGCGACAAAATGCCATCGGTGCCCCGGCTTATGACGTGATTCTCTTATTCAAGATGTTGCTTTTGGAGACATGGTACAACCTCAGTGATTGTGCTCTGGAGGAGCGCATCAATGATTCAATCACCTTTTCCCGATTCTTGGGGCTGAAGATGGAAGAGGTATCTCCCGACCACAGCACCATCAGTCGATTTCGTTCGGCACTGACAGAGTTGGGTCTCATGGACAAACTATTGGCGCAGTTTAACAAACAACTTTCGCGCCATCACATTTCGGTCAGGGAAGGGGTGCTTGTCGATGCAAGCCTTGTGGAGACGCCGCATAAACCCAACGGAAGCATTACGATTGAAGTCGCAGACGACAGGCAAGACAATCGGAGCGAGGCGGAAAAAGAGGCAGAGGAGGATTATCAAAAACAGGTTGTCCGCCGGCGTAAAGGGACGGATGAAGAAGCCCGTTGGGTGTACAAACAAAAGCGTTATCACTACGGATACAAAAAGCATTGTCTGACCAATGTTCAAGGCATTGTTCAAAAGGTGATAACGACAGCAGCGAACCGCAGTGACACGAAGGAGTTTATTCCGCTATTGCAGGGTGCAAACATACCTCAAGGTACAGCCGTCTTGGCGGACAAAGGATATGCTTGCGGGGAAAATCGTTCCTACCTGCAAACCCATCACCTTCAAGACGGCATTATGCACAAGGCACAACGCAACAGGGCATTGACCGAGGAAGAGAAGCAACGAAACAAAGCAATCGGTCCGATACGGAGCACCATCGAACGCACCTTTGGCAGTATTCGCCGGTGGTTTCATGGCGGACGATGTCGATACCGGGGACTTGCCAAGACCCATACTCAAAACATTCTTGAAAGCATCGCCTTTAATTTATACAGAACCCCGGGGATAATTATGTCCTCATCCGTAGGATAA
- the pruA gene encoding L-glutamate gamma-semialdehyde dehydrogenase, producing the protein MNNSHFAFAKPVNEPVYGYAPGSPERKKLKEEFQRQLSTPIEIPIIIGGKEIRTGDTGTVVMPHNHAVRLATYHRVGEKEVLQAIEAAEKARQDWSRLPWTERASVMLRIGELISTKYRYQLAASVMLGQSKNPMQAEIDAPCELIDFLRFGAYYAGQIYADQPISEKGILNRVEYRSLEGFVLAVTPFNFTSIASNLNLAPAMMGNTTIWKPSTTALHSNYLLMKIFQEAGLPDGVVNFLPGQGSLIGRVATANEHLAGFHFTGSTATFNTLWKSIAGNIDRYRGYPRIVGETGGKNFVMVHPSAEAREVATALVRGAFEYQGQKCSAASRAYIPRSLWPSVKEVMGDMLDSIKMGDVMEFDNFVNAVIDEASFDNIMNYLAAAKRDSDAKIIFGGEGDKSVGYFIRPTVIETTNPHYATMTDELFGPVLTVYVYEDKDFADTLRLCDSTGRYGLTGSIFSRDRYAIEQALDALRFSAGNFYINDKPTGAVVGQQPFGGARASGTNDKAGGPLNLMRWCNPRTVKETFVPPTDYPYPFLAKD; encoded by the coding sequence ATGAATAATTCGCATTTTGCTTTTGCCAAGCCGGTCAATGAGCCGGTTTATGGCTATGCCCCGGGTTCGCCGGAAAGAAAAAAACTGAAAGAGGAGTTTCAACGACAATTGTCTACGCCTATAGAGATTCCTATTATCATAGGAGGCAAAGAAATCCGAACGGGCGATACCGGCACTGTGGTGATGCCCCATAACCATGCTGTTCGACTGGCCACCTATCATCGGGTAGGGGAGAAAGAAGTGCTGCAAGCTATCGAAGCTGCCGAAAAGGCTCGTCAGGATTGGAGCCGTCTGCCATGGACTGAGCGTGCTTCCGTAATGTTGCGCATCGGAGAGTTGATCTCTACCAAATATCGCTATCAGCTGGCAGCTTCTGTAATGCTCGGGCAGAGCAAGAATCCGATGCAGGCAGAGATAGATGCTCCCTGCGAGTTGATCGATTTCTTGCGTTTCGGAGCCTACTATGCGGGCCAGATCTATGCTGATCAGCCCATCAGTGAGAAAGGCATTCTCAATCGGGTGGAGTACCGTTCGCTCGAAGGTTTCGTTTTGGCCGTTACTCCTTTCAATTTCACCAGTATTGCTTCCAACCTGAATCTGGCACCGGCCATGATGGGGAATACTACTATCTGGAAGCCTTCCACTACAGCTCTTCATAGCAACTACCTCCTTATGAAAATCTTCCAAGAGGCCGGTTTGCCCGATGGTGTGGTCAATTTCCTTCCCGGACAGGGTAGCTTGATCGGTCGGGTAGCCACGGCGAACGAACACTTGGCCGGTTTCCATTTTACCGGTTCTACTGCTACGTTCAACACGCTGTGGAAGAGCATTGCCGGCAATATAGATCGCTATCGTGGCTATCCCCGTATAGTGGGCGAAACGGGAGGAAAGAACTTCGTGATGGTTCATCCCTCGGCTGAAGCACGCGAAGTGGCTACGGCTCTTGTGCGCGGAGCTTTCGAGTATCAGGGGCAGAAGTGTTCGGCTGCAAGTCGCGCATATATCCCTCGTTCTTTGTGGCCGAGCGTGAAAGAGGTGATGGGCGATATGCTCGACAGTATCAAAATGGGTGACGTAATGGAATTCGACAACTTTGTCAACGCCGTTATCGACGAAGCCTCTTTCGATAATATCATGAACTATTTGGCTGCCGCCAAGCGAGATTCAGATGCCAAGATTATATTCGGCGGTGAAGGAGATAAGAGCGTGGGTTACTTTATACGGCCTACCGTTATTGAAACGACAAATCCGCATTACGCAACGATGACGGATGAGCTTTTCGGCCCCGTCCTGACCGTATATGTCTATGAGGACAAAGACTTTGCCGATACGCTACGCCTTTGCGACAGTACTGGCCGTTACGGGCTGACCGGCTCCATCTTCTCTCGCGATCGCTATGCCATCGAACAGGCTTTGGATGCTCTGCGCTTCTCCGCCGGCAATTTCTACATCAATGACAAGCCGACGGGTGCCGTTGTAGGACAGCAACCTTTTGGCGGTGCACGTGCCAGTGGAACCAACGACAAGGCAGGCGGGCCACTTAACCTGATGCGTTGGTGTAATCCACGTACCGTGAAAGAAACCTTCGTGCCACCGACGGATTATCCTTATCCGTTCTTGGCAAAGGATTGA
- the ctlX gene encoding citrulline utilization hydrolase CtlX, whose protein sequence is MALIRKQATNRVLMVRPALFGFNAETARNNSFQKETGVPEAVAREAKKEFDNYVNLLREYGVDVWVIQDSKTPHTPDSIFPNNWFSTHVTGELVLYPMYAPNRQQERKLPVLATVGEMEGVDRIINLSGYERDNCFLEGTGSMVLDRVNRIAYCCSSERTNPKVLEEFCRELDYKGLIFTAIDANGAPIYHTNVMMCVASRYAIVCLECIRDEAERSMVVNSLTANGHRIIAISTEQVEHFAGNMLEVESETGQSLLVMSAEARRSLTKEQVAEIEGFSTIIAPELTTIEKNGGGSARCMLAEIFLPQG, encoded by the coding sequence ATGGCTCTTATTCGCAAGCAGGCCACGAACCGGGTGCTGATGGTGCGCCCGGCTCTTTTTGGATTTAATGCCGAAACGGCCAGAAACAACAGCTTCCAGAAAGAAACGGGAGTACCCGAAGCAGTAGCAAGGGAAGCGAAAAAAGAGTTTGACAACTACGTCAATCTATTGCGCGAATACGGGGTAGATGTATGGGTCATTCAGGATTCGAAGACACCTCATACACCGGATTCGATATTCCCGAACAATTGGTTCAGCACGCATGTCACAGGCGAATTGGTGCTTTATCCCATGTATGCACCTAACAGGCAGCAAGAGCGGAAATTGCCCGTACTGGCTACTGTTGGTGAAATGGAAGGGGTGGATCGTATCATCAATCTCTCCGGCTACGAACGGGACAATTGTTTTCTCGAAGGCACGGGCAGTATGGTATTGGACAGGGTCAATCGTATAGCTTACTGCTGCTCTTCCGAACGTACCAATCCGAAGGTATTAGAGGAATTTTGTCGGGAATTGGACTACAAAGGATTGATTTTTACCGCCATAGATGCGAATGGTGCTCCCATCTATCATACCAATGTGATGATGTGTGTGGCTTCGCGCTATGCGATCGTTTGTTTGGAGTGCATCAGGGACGAAGCCGAGCGCAGTATGGTGGTGAATAGCCTGACCGCTAACGGACACCGCATCATAGCCATTAGTACGGAGCAGGTGGAGCACTTCGCGGGCAATATGCTCGAAGTGGAGAGTGAGACAGGCCAATCCTTGTTGGTGATGAGTGCCGAGGCTCGCCGTTCCTTGACGAAAGAGCAGGTAGCCGAAATAGAAGGGTTCAGTACGATCATAGCTCCGGAACTGACCACGATAGAAAAGAATGGCGGTGGCTCGGCTCGCTGTATGCTGGCAGAGATATTCCTGCCTCAGGGATAG
- the rocD gene encoding ornithine--oxo-acid transaminase, producing the protein MVLSEKAKYYVDLEHRYGAHNYHPLEVVLSRGQGAYVWDVDGKRYFDFLSAYSAVNQGHCHPKIIAALKEQAEKICLTSRAFYNDCLGEYEEFMHHYFGYDKMLPMNSGAEAVETALKLSRRWGYRVKGIPEEKAVIIVCDGNFHGRTISIVSMSSDPDSYTDYGPYTPGFVNIPYNNIEALENALEEHKDHVAAFVVEPIQGEAGVFVPDDGYIRRAAELCRKYHALFVADEVQTGIARTGRMLCCDHDDVRPDIVVLGKAISGGVLPVSCVLADDEVMLTIKPGEHGSTFGGFPLACKVAMAALTVVKEERLPERAEELGQYFRGELLKIKSPLLKLVRGRGMLNAIVIEPHNGHEAWDVCEAMAERGLLAKPTHRHIIRLAPPLCITREELAQAVEIIKESIKVLE; encoded by the coding sequence ATGGTTTTGTCAGAAAAAGCAAAGTATTACGTTGATCTTGAGCATCGCTACGGTGCTCACAACTATCATCCGCTCGAGGTGGTACTCTCTCGTGGTCAGGGAGCTTATGTGTGGGATGTGGATGGGAAGCGTTATTTCGACTTCCTTTCTGCTTATAGTGCCGTCAATCAGGGGCATTGCCATCCGAAAATCATAGCAGCACTGAAGGAACAGGCAGAAAAAATCTGTCTGACTTCACGGGCTTTCTACAACGATTGTTTGGGTGAATACGAAGAGTTTATGCACCATTATTTCGGCTACGATAAGATGTTGCCGATGAATTCGGGTGCGGAGGCTGTGGAGACAGCTTTGAAACTCTCTCGTCGTTGGGGTTATCGTGTGAAAGGAATACCCGAAGAGAAGGCTGTCATCATCGTATGCGACGGCAACTTCCATGGCCGCACCATCAGTATCGTTTCCATGAGTTCCGATCCCGACAGCTATACCGATTATGGCCCTTATACGCCGGGCTTCGTCAATATACCTTATAATAATATAGAAGCTTTGGAGAATGCATTGGAGGAACACAAAGACCATGTAGCTGCTTTTGTCGTGGAGCCGATACAGGGTGAAGCCGGTGTCTTTGTTCCCGATGATGGTTATATCCGTCGTGCTGCAGAGCTTTGCCGGAAGTACCATGCCCTCTTTGTGGCTGATGAAGTCCAGACCGGTATCGCACGAACGGGACGGATGCTCTGCTGCGATCATGATGACGTTCGTCCCGATATTGTTGTGCTCGGTAAAGCTATTTCCGGCGGGGTATTGCCGGTAAGTTGCGTATTGGCAGACGATGAGGTTATGCTTACGATCAAGCCGGGCGAGCATGGTTCCACTTTCGGGGGATTCCCCCTTGCCTGCAAAGTGGCGATGGCTGCCCTTACGGTGGTAAAAGAAGAACGCTTGCCGGAGAGAGCCGAGGAGCTGGGGCAGTATTTCAGAGGAGAGTTGCTCAAAATCAAGAGCCCTCTACTGAAGCTGGTCCGCGGACGAGGTATGCTCAATGCTATTGTCATCGAACCGCACAATGGACACGAGGCATGGGACGTGTGCGAGGCAATGGCCGAACGCGGCCTTCTGGCCAAACCGACGCATCGCCATATCATTCGCTTGGCTCCGCCACTTTGTATCACACGTGAAGAGCTGGCGCAAGCCGTGGAGATTATCAAGGAATCCATCAAGGTTTTAGAGTAA